DNA from Amycolatopsis sp. DSM 110486:
GTCGGCGCTCGCGGCCGAGGCGGAGACGCGCGAGTCGGCGGGCAGCTGCACGGTCACCTCGACCGAGCCCGACGCGCCCAGCATCTGGTTCTTCGCCGTGGCTTCGATCCGGAGCACGCCGTCCGCGAAGGAGACCGTGGTCTGCTCCGCGACCTTCACGTCGCGGGCCTTCGAAGCGTCCGCCGGCCGGACCTCGACGGCGGTGTCGGCGCGGTCCGCGGCGATGAACTGAACGCGCCCCGCGGGAATGGTGACGAAGGCGGAGATCGGGGCGGTGGTGGTGAACTTCTGCATCTGGATCAGCTCCTGTGCTCGTTGTTTCCGACATGAGAAACGCTACGTTGCGTTCAAGAATCAGGCAACAAATCCGTTGCACGGGAACAAGAAAAGACCAGCTCAAAGCCGCGCAATCATTGCAATGGAGCAAAATCTAACGCAACACAGCCGTTGCAATGAACCATAATAAAAGCTACGCTGAAGACCCAGCAAGCAACACGAGGGAGAAGAGATGCCCGGCGGCCGACTCACCCAGCAAGAGCGCCAGCAGATCGCCCTGGGCCTCGCCGACAGCCTCGCCTACGCGGAAATCGCCCGCCGCCTCGACCGCCCCACGTCGACCATCACCCGCGAGGTCATGCGCAACGGCGGCCCCACCTCGTATCGCGCCGACCTGGCTCACCACGCCACCGAGCACCGCACCCGGCGCCGGAAGAAGACAGCAGCGCCCCTGAGTCAAGAAGCCCCGCAACCCCACGGCCGCGACGCCGAAGCCGTCCGCGAGTACGAGGAGACCTTCACCGTCCTCCTCATGCAATCCGGCCTCCCCCGGATGGCCGCCCGCGTCCTGACCCGCCTCTACATCAGCGACGAAGGCAGCGTCACCGCCGCCGAGCTCGTCCGCCACCTGCAGGTCAGCCCGGCGTCCGTCTCCAAGGCCGTCTCACTCCTCGACGGCCTGGGCCTTCTCAGCAGAGAGCGCGACGAGCGCCGCCGCGAGCGCTACGTCGCCGACAACGACGTCTGGTACCAGTCCGTCCTCGCCAGCGCGCGCGCCAACGCCCAGCTCGCCGAGACCGCGCGCCAGGGCGTCGCGATCCTCGGCCGCGACACCCCCGCGGCCGCGCGCCTGGAGAACATCGCCCGGTTTGTCGATTTCGTCGGCGAGAGCATCGCCCGCGCCGCGGAGCAGGCCCGCGAAATCCTGTACGCGAAACCCGAGGTCAGGGATTGATCTCCCACTCCTGACCGTCCTGCGCGCGACGCTGCTTCTCGCGCGCGTCGGCCAGCTTCTGCAACGCCGCCGGGTCACCGTGCGTCGTGAAATGCTCGAACCCGACCGCCACGAACAGGGCGCGCGCGGTCACGGCGACCGGCCCGTCGGGCGCGTCGAGGTGACCGTCAGCGGAAACGTAGATCTTGCGCCCCGCCGTGCCGTCCAGGCGGGTCTCGATGTGCAGCGTCGAGCCGACGGGCACGGGCCGGCGGAAGTCTGTCTCGAGCTTGCCGGTCACGGCCGGGCGCCGCAGCAGGTTGCCGACCGCGCTGCCCAGGGCCTCGTCGAACGCGCATGCCAGCAGCCCGCCGTGCGCGAGGCCGGGCGCTCCCTGGTGGGCGGGCGTGACGGTGAACTTCGAGAGCACTGTGTGCCCTTCGCCGACGATCGAACGCAGGCGCAGGCCCGCGTCCACCTCGTCGCCGCAGCCGAAACACTCGTCGAAATGCACGCCGAGCTCGGTGCCGGCCGCGGGGGCCTTCGGGTGCACAGCGGGTGGCTCCACGGACACCGGCGGCCACGGTCCAGAAACACGACTCATGCGCTGACGTTAACCCGCGAGTAGCCGTTCGCGGTACGCGGCCTGACCTGCGGCGCGCGTTTTCCTAAGCGCACAGTAGTCGGAAAATTCCGTACGGTAGAACTTTCGCGTCTCACGCTGCCGATTAATCCCAGCCGGACAACACTCGGGAAATGAGCTGCATCGGAGCTACTGGGTCGCGTGCGAGGAGGTCGTCGCGGGGATGAGCGAGGCAACGGCGAAAACACCGGACGTGGATCCGAGAACCGTCAAACGGGCAGTCCTCGCGTCGGCGATGGGTAACGCCACCGAGTGGTACGACTACGGCGTCTTCACCTCGGGCGCCATCGCCACGAGCATCGGCACGGTCTTCTTCCCCGGCGAGGGCAACGCAGTGCTGAAGTCGCTCGCGCTGGTCGCGGTTGGGTTCATCGTGCGGCCGTTCGGCGGGGCGTTCTTCGGCCCGCTGGGCGACAAACTGGGGCGGCAGAAGGTTCTCGCGATCACCATTCTGCTGATGTCGGGCTGTACGTTCCTGGTCGGCGTGCTGCCGACCTACGCGGGCCCATACAGCATGGGCATCGCGGCACCGATCGCGATCTTGTTGCTGCGCTTGATCCAGGGCTTCTCCACGGGCGGTGAGTACGGCGGCGCGGCAACGTTCATCGCCGAGTACGCACCGACGAAACGCCGTGGATTCTTCGGATCGTTCCTGGAACTGGGGACCCTGAGCGGCTACGTGCTGGGCAACGTCGTCGTGCTCGCGGTCACGCTTTCCCTGCCGGCCGACCAGGTCGAGGCGTGGGCGTGGCGGATCCCGTTCTTCGTCGCGCTGCCGCTGGGCCTCATCGGTCTGTACCTGCGCTCGAAGCTCGAGGACACGCCGGAGTTCAAGCGGCTCGAGGCTTCCGGCAACAAGCCGAAGAAGGCGCCGCTGAAGGAGACCTTCACCCGCAACTGGCGGATGATCCTCAACCTCATCGGCATCGTGCTGCTGCTGAACATCGCGGACTACATGCTGCTCACGACCATGCCGACGTACTTCACGGATACGTTGAAGATCAACGACAACACGTCCACGTTGATCATCATCGGCGTGGAGATCGTGCAGGCCGCGATCATCCTGCCGCTGGGCGCTTTGTCCGACCGCATCGGGCGAAAACCGTTGCTGATCACCGCCGCGATCGGGTTCCTGGTGCTGAGCTGGCCGAGCATCAAGCTGATGCAGTCGGGCAGCATCCTGTGGCTGATCGTCGGGTTCGGCATCGTCGCGTTCCTGCTGGTGCTGATGCTGGCCGTGATTGGCTCGACGTTCCCGGCGATGTTCCCGACCCGCGTGCGCTACGGCTCGTTCGCGATCGGCTACAACATCTCGACGTCGCTGTTCGGTGGTACGTGTGGTGTCGTCGTGACGGCCCTGATCCAGAGCACGGGCAACAAGGACTGGCCGGCGTACTACCTGATGATCGCCGCCGTGATCGCGCTGGTGCCGATCTTCAAGATCCCGGAGACTTCGCAGGTGCCGATCGAGCAGATCGACACCGCGGACACGGGTGGCAAGCTGGCGGGTGCGGCTCGCTGAGTTCGGGTTTGTTTGTTTCGCGGCCCGTCCCCCCTTGTGCTGGGGGACGGGCCGCTTTTATTTCTACTGCGTCTACTGTGGACAGCTCGTGGGCTGCTCCGCTCAGCGAACCTCGGCAACCTCGACCGGGCGAGGAGCAGCGAAACGCTTGCGCGCCCAAGTCGCCAACCCACCGGCGACCACAACAGCTACTACGGTTTCGATCATGAGTGCGGCGAACACCATTTTTGCTTCCTCCTCGAGTTCTCGGGCCGGCTCGCTCTTGGTTCGACCGGCTGAGCACGGATGTCGGCGGCCTTCGTCGACCACCACAGGAAACATCGCCACAAGGCGCCCGGATATTTCGCCGAAAACCCACTTGGCCGGGGTGACGTCGGCCACCCTGGTTGTGGGGCGGTAACTGTGGTCTGAACAGGGGATTGGTGCCTCACTGAGTGAGAGGTCTGGGCCGCTGGTGGCTCGGCTTTGCCGCCCGAACGCCTCGTCTGCTGGTACGACCGGTCCCCCTCGCACCGCACGGCTCGACGCGACCGGTCCCCTCGCGGCGCTGACGTGGTTCGACCAGTCCAGTCGCGGCGCGAACGCGGTTCGAAAGGTCCAGTCGCGTGGTGGTTGTGGCTCGACCGGTCCGTTCGTGCCGGGTGGGTGGCGGTCCGTTGGGGCTGGGAGCCGTGCACGACTGGTCCACTCGTGCAGCGGCGGTGGCTCGATGGGTCCGGTCGTGCGACGGGCGCGGCACGAGTGGTCCACTCGCGCGGATCGGCCGGGCCCAGCGGTCCACTCGTGCGGGGGTGGCGGTGTCTCAGCGCGTTGTGGCGACCGGTGGTGCGCTGACATGCGTGGGGACCGTGGTGGCCGACGGGGGCAGACGGACCGGCGTGCGGGGGAAAGACGGAAGGGACTCCGGCGGCTGGCCCGGGGCTTGGACCGCCGAGCGGGTCGGCGTCGGGTTGCCGGGCGGAGCGGTCGTGTCGGCGGTGGGTGGGGTGGTCGGCAGGGAGCTCGACGGCGAAGGCGTCGGCGCGAGGGTCGACAAGCCGGGGCCGGCGGGCTGGACGGGCGTCGGCGGGCCGTGGTGGCCGGCGGCGAAGCTCACGGCCAGGCCGGCCACCACGAGGACCGCCGCGGTGGCCACGGAGCTGCCGGCCACGGCCAGGCGCTTGCGGCGGCGTCGGATGCGGGCGCCGTCGTTGATGACGTCGGTTGCCGAGAGGGTGAGGGGTGGGCCGTCCGGGAGGGTGGAGAACAGGGCGCGGACGTCGGTGTCGGAGGTCGGGTCGGAGCTGGTGTCGGCATTCGAGTCGAGGGCGAAGTTGCGGTTCGAGCCCGAGCCCGAGCCCGAGCCGAAGTCGCGATCCGAGCTTGAGTCGAAGTCGCGGCCAGAGCGGGAGCCGCCCGAGCCGCCATTGGCAGAGCCGCCCGAGCCCGTCAAGTCACCGCCGAAGCCGCCAGATCCGCCCGAGCGCGAGCCGAAGTCGCCCGGGCCGAAGCCGTCAGAGCCTCCCGGCCCACGCCCAAAGCCGTCGGCACCACCAAAATCACGGTTCACCGGAACAGTCACCTCCCTCCAGGAACAGCCACAGCCACGAAGTGCGGCCCCAGCCGGTTGCGCAAAGTGGCCAAGCCTCGGGCGGCCTGGCTCTTCACCGTGCCGGTGCTGCAGCCGAGGGCGGCGGCTGTCTCGTCGACGGACAGGTCCTCGAAGTACCGCAGCACCAGCACGGCGCGTTGACGGGGCGCCAGCACCGCGAGGGCCTGGCGCACCAGCATGTCGTGTTCGGTTTCGGCGTCCGTGGTGGGGACGTCGGGTGGAGCGTCGGTCAGGCGCTCCCGCTTCCAGCGGCTGCGGCGGTTCTCGGCGAGGAACGTGCGCAGCACGATCTTGCGCGCGTACGCGTCCAGGCTGTCGTGCCGCGACAGGCGCGGCCACGCGAGGTACAGCTTCAACAGCGAGGCCTGCGTGAGGTCCTCGGCGCGGTGCCAGTCGCCGCACAACAAGTACGCCGTGGCCCGCAGGCTGTGCGCGCGCTCGCCGAAGTACCGGGCGAACTCGCCGTCCCACGGCGAGCTCGGCCCGGACACCGGACGGGAGCGGGAGATCACCTGCGCGATCAGCCCCAGATGTCCGGCAGGTTCAGGTCGCCGGTCGGCCCCGCGGGGATCGCCGTCGGCACGCGCACGCCGCTCGGCGCCCGCACACCCGGAGCCTGCGCCGGCATCCGCGTCGGCACCGCGGTCGGGGGCGCGACCTCGGTCGGACGCTGCGTCGGCAACGCCGGCCGCGTCGTAGCCGACGGCGGCTCCTGGGCCGGCAACGTCGGCTGCGTCGCGGCCGTCGGCGGCGCCGGCTGCGCGAACGCCACCGCCCCGCCCGTCAGGGCACCCCCGGCCAGCAGCAACGCACCGACACTCAACGCGAAACGAATACGCAAAACAGCTCCTCAGGCTCACGGGCACCCCGGTCGGCGGCGCCTCTTCTGCCGCTAGTCATGCCGCCGGCGCCGCACCGGGTTGCATCGAGTTCGCCAAGTTTTTCCCGCACCCCCCGCCGGCGTTCGCACCCCGTCCCACGACGCACCCCGCCAACGCCCGGCACCCTCGCCGACGCTCCACCAAGCCGGACGTCCACGCTGCCTGCCGAGGCCCGCTGCCCCCGCCGGGCACGGTGGTCTAACCACGCGCGGCCTGGCTGCGGGTCTTGGAGGGGTCGCGGCGTCGCGGATTGGCGCCGCGCCTCCGCCGTGAGGCTCGACCCGGAGCGCAACTCATGCGAGTTGGCCGCCGCTGCCCGCTGTCCCGCCGGGCACCGTGGTCGAACCACGCGCGGCCTGGCTGCGGGTCTCGGAGAGGTCGCGGCGTCGCGGATTGGCGCCGCGCCTCCGCCGTGAGGCTCGACCCGGAGCGCAACCCATGCGAGTTGGCCGCCGGCACCCGCTGTCCCGCCAGGCACCGTGGTCGAACCAAATGCGGCCCGCCCCGCGACCGGCAGCAGGACCGAGCCCCACGCTGGGTCGCAAGGCCTTGCCGGAGGTCCAATCCCGACTTGCTGTGACTCGCGGCCGCGTGCCCAGCGCCGAGTCGCGAACCGGGCCCACCCCGACCAGACCGCAAACGCTTGCGCCCCACCAAACAACCCCCACCAAACAACCCCCACCAACGACAAACGGCCGGAGGCACCAACCCCCGGCCGTTCACCGCGCACCTTGAACTCACACCGCGGACAACTTGCTCCACTCAGCCCAGTCATAAGTCCAGTCGCTGTAGTCGCCGTCCTTCGACGTGAGCGTCTGGGTGCTGCCCGTGATCTCCACCGGGTCGCCAGGCAACACGCTGTCGTAGTAGATCTTCGCGTTCGCCGGGGACAGGTTGAGGCAGCCGTGGGAGATGTTCTTCTTGCCCTGCGCCCAGACGGAGCCCGCGAGGCCGTGGATGAACTCGCCGTTGTTGGAGATGCGGACGGCCCACGGGACGTTCACGTCGGTGTAGCCGTAGCGCGGGTTGCTCATCGAGTACGTCGCGTGCTTCGACATCACCACGTGCACGCCGCTGTGGGTGACGCGGCCCGGGTCGGAGTCGAGGCCGTAGCTGACCGGGAAGTCCATCACCTGCTTGCCGTCGCGGATGACCTGCATGCGGTGCTGCGTGGTGTTGCCCTTGACGATCTGCGAGCGCCCGATCTTGAAGCTCGCGGAGATGTCCTGGCGCCCGTACGTGCCGTTGCCCATGGAGACGCCGTAGATGTTCGCGTTGACCTTCACCTCGGTGCCCGGCGCGAAGTACTCCTTCGGACGCCAGTGCGCGGAGGTGTCGCCGTTGAGCCAGGCCCACGAGCCCTCGGTCTTCGGCGTGGTCTCCACCGACAGCGCCTTCTCCACGGACGCCTTGTCCTTCACAGCGCTCGAGAATGTCAGCGCGATCGGCATCGCGATGCCGTACGTCTGGCCGTCGCCGACGTTCAGGCTGCCCGCCATCTGCCGGCGCGGCTTCACGGTGGTGAAGGCGCCGCTGATCTGCACCGGCTTGCCGTCGCTGCCGGTCGCCTGGCCGGACCACGTGTAGGTCTTGCTGTAGCCGAGGTCCTCGGTGGTGGCCCAGCTCTTCTTGTCCGCCGACGGCTGGCCCTGCACCTGCTTGCCGTCCGGGTTCGTCAGCGTGACGGAGTCGAGCGTGCCGTCCGCGACGGTCACCTTCACCGGATCGCCCGGCGCCACGTCCTTGGCGTTGGCCGCGGGCGCGAGCGTGAGAGTGGCCGGCTTGGCGACCGGCGCGGCCTTCGTCGGGCCCCCGCCCGTGTTGCCGCTGGCGCTCACGGTGGTCGGATCGCTGCTGCACGCACCGAGCGTGAGCGCGGCGACGACCCCCAGAACCGCGATGCCCGCTCTACGGCGCGCGAAGTGTCGGATAGTCACACCGATCCCCAATCTCCCCGGGACAACCCCAACCACCCAGACGTCCCGAAGGGCCCGAACGTTGATCGATTGGATAGTGACCAACGTCACACCAACCTCGCGAAGCTCACGTACGGGGCCCAGGCGACTTCAGGACGTGCACGGTGATGTCCGGCGCGGCCGTGCGCGATCAGCCTAACCGGATGGACCGACCGCGCTGCGTAGGCGGCGATACGACGTTCCGGTGACGTGCGAGTCTGTGAACCGATCTGCGAGATCACGGGCTTCAGATTTGGCCAGATCTCGGTAGGCTGCTGAGCAGGCCGTCGTTTTGCGTGTTCGTGGCTTCACACTCGCGGAACTTCTGACGCGAGCCGTGGGGCCCGACAGCTCTTCGCTCGACTCGTTGGAACCGCCCGGGACGGCCTGGGGTGCCGCTTCGGTGGCATTCGAAGCGGATCTGTTACGAGGAGTACAGCGGTGGCGCAAGGCACTGTGAAGTGGTTCAACGCGGAGAAGGGCTTCGGCTTCATCGCTCAGGACGGCGGTGAGGGTGACGTGTTCGTGCACTACTCGGAGATCGACGGGCGCGGATTCCGCACCCTCGAGGAGAACCAGCGAGTGGAGTTCGAGGTCGGCCAGGGCCAGAAGGGCCCGCAGGCCCAGAAGGTCCGCCCGATCTGAGACAAGCCCAACGCGTTTGTTCAGGCCTGAGTAAGGAACTCCCGGTGAGTCACTCGCCGGGAGTTCCTTTTTTTCGTGACAAGTTGTTGTGTGACACCGTTTTGTTGACACAGCGTGGTTTCACTGACACAGCGTGACGTCCGGTCATGGAAAAGCCCCCGGCGCTGGTGCGCCGAGGGCTTTCTCGCCTGCGTTCGTCGCGCTTCGATCAGCGGGGGAGAAGCGGTTCGTCGAAGGAACCCTGGGGGAAGCTGAACTCGTCGGTCATCGCGTCGGAGTGCCGGCGCTCCTGCGCCGACGCGGCCTGGCCCTCCCAGGAGAGGCGTTCCAGGATCCACTCCATCGCCAGCGCCTGAGGGGAAATGTCGCGCTCGTTGGCGATGTCCTTGAGCTGCTGGCTCGCGATGAGGTTCATGCGCAGCTGGTAGACCTGCGCCTCACCGAAGCGCTTGCCGGTCCCGGTGCTTTCGGGGTCGGAGTCCGGAGCGAGAGCCGCGAGGTAGCTGGTGAGCTCCTGGTCCTCGACGACTTCTTCGCCCGCCGACTTGGCGGCGTTGCGGTGCCGTCCGGACGAGACGGCCTTGAGGTTCGTACGGCTGCCGAGGCGGCCGAGTGAGGGAAGAGGCACCCGAACACGATAACGGTTGGGTCTCGGCAAACAAACGACTGTGAGACACGACACAAGCAATTCGGTCGCTCATTGAGCCTATTCGATCACCTGATCAGCCCAACGGTAAACGCTGTTCAATAACCGTCTGTGGATGTGCTGTTCACGCCTTGCGCAAGGCGAGTTTCAGCAGGTCGCCACGCAAAAGTGCGGAAATGGAGAGACCCCCGCGCCAGGGGGAGGAACGCGGGGGTCGGAGGGGATCTCCACAGGCGCTGACCGGGGGTGTGTCAGCACCATCGATTGTTGCACGAGTTTCGGGCTTGGGCGAGTGGAACCCGTGAGAAATCCACACTCCGGTTCACATTCACGATCTTGTGAATGTGTTCGGCGATTGCACAGGGTTGTGCGGAGAGTGTTCCCAGGTTCACTCTCCGGGGGGCTGCCTGTGGCGCTTCGCTCTGGCTAGCCTCGCGGCCAGTTGTTCAGAACCGGGCGGAGGGGCCATGAGCGGGTCTGTGGAAGTTCGACAGTTCCTCCTTCGGTACGAAGGTGCCGATGGCGGAAGCACGTCGCTGACCGGCGGCGGCGTGCCGACACAACGCGGGGCCACCGACGGCCAACGCGTCTCCGACGATCAAGTGCGGCGAGCCCGCCTTGCCGTCGCCAACGGCGCACTGGGGGTCGACGACTGCTCCCAGCTGTTGGAGATGCTCGGCCTCGATCTCGACGAGGGTGGACAGGCGCCGGTTCAGCGCTGAGGTCTGTCGTCGGTTGGGATCGGGATTGCTCGGAGTGGCTCGACGGCTCGGCGTGGGCTGTCGTGTGACTTGTTGACGGTTCTCGAGGCGCCGGCTCTTCGGCGCCCGAGGATCGGGGTTGATCGCTTCGCCTGCTTCGCGGCCGGCGCGAGCTTGATCGACGCCCGGTGGGGCCGACCTTCGGCTTGGCCGCCTCGCTGGTGCTGTTGTTGCAGGTCATGGGCTTGCCGGAGGGTTAGTCACCCCCCGGTGTAAAGCGGTGGGGGCGTGCCCTATGCTTGTAATCGCTCCCGGGGGAACCTGAGAGCGCAGTCGGTCGGTTCGCCGAAACCGGCTGGGCTCCCATCGTTCAGTGGCCTAGGACTCCGCCCTTTCAAGGCGGCAACGCGGGTTCGAATCCCGTTGGGAGTACGCAGTACAAGCTAGACGCAGTACCAGTAAGGCCCTGTGGCGCAGTTGGTTAGCGCGTCGCCCTGTCACGGCGAAGGTCGCGGGTTCGAGTCCCGTCAGGGTCGCAAGATCGTTCGGCTACTAGCCGGCGTTCCCGGCCAGGTAGCTCAGTTGGTACGAGCGTCCGCCTGAAAAGCGGAAGGTCGCCGGTTCGACCCCGGCCCTGGCCACGCTCGAAGAAGCCGTCTTGACTCACGTCAAGGCGGCTTTCTTGTTTTCCGGGACCGAACTCGGCGCGCGTGGCACCAACGCCAGGTCGACGATCGCCGGCATGGTCGCGGGGATGTCGCGGTGGAAGCGGCTTGTGCTGCCCCGACGCGACGCGACATCCCCGATGATCGTGCTACTGGCTGCGTTTCGGTCCGGCCTCCGGCGTTGTCGTGATCACAGCCGGTCGGCGAGGGTTTTCGCCAAGGTCACGTAGCCGTCGCGGTAACTGTCGTTGACGGGCGCGGCCAAGGAGAACATGGCGATGCGAGTCACACTGTGGCTCGGCACGGCGACCGTGATCGCGGTGCCGTTGTCCTTGCTGAGGCAGTAGACCGCGGCTTCGGTGAGCGACTGCGGTTTGTCGGCGCAGAGCTCGGTGGCCGTTTCCAGCGCCTTCTCCTGCGGGAGCTTTGTCGGCAGGGGGAGAACCGCGAGATCCGCCAGGTGGGAACCGGGGTCGTCGGCGCGGTTGTACTCGCAGGCGTAGGCGGTGAACCCGTACCCGGTTGGTTTCGGGGATAGTTCCCTGCTGTCGTAGATGTTCGGGTCCTCGATCGCCTTCGCGATCTCCTGTGGGCCCAGATACGGACATGCCGCAGTCACTTTGGCCGGTGACACCGCCGGCACGAACGGCGCCGGAGGAGGAGTACTCGAACTGGCGCTCGTGATGGGCGCAGGACTGCTGCTGGAGGCGGCCGCCACCACCGCTCCGCTCCCACCGTTCGAACACCCCGCGGCAGCCGCCGCCACGAAGGCGACGGCGATGAATCTTCGAGACAAACGCATGCACCGAATCCTGCCGGGCTTTCCCGGAATTCCCGCTCTCGGTGATCCACTCGTGATCACACGGAGTGATCTGTTCGCGGGATTTATCCACTGTGTGTGAATAACTTTGCGCCATGCCCCTCACGCCCCGTTCCAGGCCTGACGGGCTCTGAGCAGCCTTGCCTAGGACTGAAACCGGAATGTCGCCGGTTCGACCCCGGCCCTGGCTACAGCCCAGAACCGCCTCGACTTCGGTCGGGACGGTTTCTCGTTTCCGGGGCCGATCAGGACTCTGGGCGAATTCGACCTCTGATCTGCGGAAACGTTCGCGAGCTCGGGCTTTGCGAGTGATGTGGCCCCTGAAGATGCTCCGCTCGCCGCATTCGTGACGCGTCCAAGACTGGGCCATCTGATCGAACATTTGTTCGATCCCTTGTTGCGCGCGTGCGTGATCCGCGAGGCTGGCTGAATGGGGGGATGCCGTGCCGTCGAGGACGGCCGGTGGTGGTGCGGTCCTCCCGTGTTGTCCTAATGGGAGGGAACCCTTGCGAATGCTGAGATCCGGGTTGGTCGCGCTTGCCACGGCCGCCGTCGTCGCTTCAGTCACGCTCGTGGCGGTGGCCACGCCCGCAGCCGCGGAAGCGGCCTGCACCTACGTCGCCGAGCCTCTCGTGCTGCCTTCGGGTGTTACGAGTGCGCTCGTGTCGGCGACCGACGGGACCACCACTTTTGCCGGTCGGAGTATTACCAGTGGCCGACAACAGTTGATCCTCTGGCATGACGGCGTTCCGGAAGGGCTGCCCTCCCCGAGCGGATCGCTGGCTCTGACGGGGATCAACGCGGCGGGTGACGTGGTCGGTGAGCGCTCCGGCGAGGCCGGGACTGGTTCGCCGCTGTGGTACCACGCCGGAGCGTTTCAGCCGGCTTCGGTGTTCGGAGGCGAATCCCCGAGTCTCAACGGGATCAACGGCGCCGGTGACATCGTCGGCCTGATCTCGCGCGCCGGTGCTGCGAAGGTCGCAGTGTGGCGGGCCGGGCACCAGGCGGACCCGCCGGTCGTCCTGTCGACTCCGGACGGCTTCTTCCCGGCGTTC
Protein-coding regions in this window:
- a CDS encoding Ig-like domain-containing protein: MVGVVPGRLGIGVTIRHFARRRAGIAVLGVVAALTLGACSSDPTTVSASGNTGGGPTKAAPVAKPATLTLAPAANAKDVAPGDPVKVTVADGTLDSVTLTNPDGKQVQGQPSADKKSWATTEDLGYSKTYTWSGQATGSDGKPVQISGAFTTVKPRRQMAGSLNVGDGQTYGIAMPIALTFSSAVKDKASVEKALSVETTPKTEGSWAWLNGDTSAHWRPKEYFAPGTEVKVNANIYGVSMGNGTYGRQDISASFKIGRSQIVKGNTTQHRMQVIRDGKQVMDFPVSYGLDSDPGRVTHSGVHVVMSKHATYSMSNPRYGYTDVNVPWAVRISNNGEFIHGLAGSVWAQGKKNISHGCLNLSPANAKIYYDSVLPGDPVEITGSTQTLTSKDGDYSDWTYDWAEWSKLSAV
- a CDS encoding PaaI family thioesterase, yielding MSRVSGPWPPVSVEPPAVHPKAPAAGTELGVHFDECFGCGDEVDAGLRLRSIVGEGHTVLSKFTVTPAHQGAPGLAHGGLLACAFDEALGSAVGNLLRRPAVTGKLETDFRRPVPVGSTLHIETRLDGTAGRKIYVSADGHLDAPDGPVAVTARALFVAVGFEHFTTHGDPAALQKLADAREKQRRAQDGQEWEINP
- a CDS encoding helix-turn-helix domain-containing protein → MPGGRLTQQERQQIALGLADSLAYAEIARRLDRPTSTITREVMRNGGPTSYRADLAHHATEHRTRRRKKTAAPLSQEAPQPHGRDAEAVREYEETFTVLLMQSGLPRMAARVLTRLYISDEGSVTAAELVRHLQVSPASVSKAVSLLDGLGLLSRERDERRRERYVADNDVWYQSVLASARANAQLAETARQGVAILGRDTPAAARLENIARFVDFVGESIARAAEQAREILYAKPEVRD
- a CDS encoding MFS transporter; the protein is MSEATAKTPDVDPRTVKRAVLASAMGNATEWYDYGVFTSGAIATSIGTVFFPGEGNAVLKSLALVAVGFIVRPFGGAFFGPLGDKLGRQKVLAITILLMSGCTFLVGVLPTYAGPYSMGIAAPIAILLLRLIQGFSTGGEYGGAATFIAEYAPTKRRGFFGSFLELGTLSGYVLGNVVVLAVTLSLPADQVEAWAWRIPFFVALPLGLIGLYLRSKLEDTPEFKRLEASGNKPKKAPLKETFTRNWRMILNLIGIVLLLNIADYMLLTTMPTYFTDTLKINDNTSTLIIIGVEIVQAAIILPLGALSDRIGRKPLLITAAIGFLVLSWPSIKLMQSGSILWLIVGFGIVAFLLVLMLAVIGSTFPAMFPTRVRYGSFAIGYNISTSLFGGTCGVVVTALIQSTGNKDWPAYYLMIAAVIALVPIFKIPETSQVPIEQIDTADTGGKLAGAAR
- a CDS encoding cold-shock protein, translated to MAQGTVKWFNAEKGFGFIAQDGGEGDVFVHYSEIDGRGFRTLEENQRVEFEVGQGQKGPQAQKVRPI
- a CDS encoding SigE family RNA polymerase sigma factor; this encodes MISRSRPVSGPSSPWDGEFARYFGERAHSLRATAYLLCGDWHRAEDLTQASLLKLYLAWPRLSRHDSLDAYARKIVLRTFLAENRRSRWKRERLTDAPPDVPTTDAETEHDMLVRQALAVLAPRQRAVLVLRYFEDLSVDETAAALGCSTGTVKSQAARGLATLRNRLGPHFVAVAVPGGR